TTGAAATAAATAAGTAAATTTATCTAATGAAATCAAATTTCACATTAATATAAATAATATATGAATAGAAGGGATTTTTTAAATTTTTTAGGCAAAAGTATTACTGTTAGTGCATTTGCACCACTACTTTCTCAACAAAATGTAAGTGAGTATTTAAATTATTCAAATATAAAAGGAATTAAACCATCAAATAAAGATGATGTCATACTTGCAGATGGTTTAAATTATAAAATATTAGTTTCTTGGAAGGATAAAATTAACAAAAAAGATAAGTTTGGATTTAATAATGACTATATAGCATTTTTGCCTGGAAAAACATCTGATGAAGGATATTTGTGGGTTAACCATGAATATATACATCCTTTATTTTTTTCTGCAAAACCAAATGAAGAAAAAACCATAGAAGATATTAAGGAAGAAATGAGAAATGTAGGAGGTAGTTTTTTTAAAGTTTATAAAGACTTAAAAACATGGAAAATTGATATTAACGATAAATTTAATCAAAGAGTTGATGCGTTGGACGAAATAAATTTTGATAATAATAAAATTATTGAAGGTTCGTCAATTGCTATTGGAACTTTAGCTAATTGTTCTGGAGGTATAACACCATGGAGAACTATATTGACTTGTGAAGAAAATTATGATATGTTTTATGGTGAAAGAAACTTAATTGATAGAACGATTTCTAAAACATCATATGATGTAGGGTGGACCAAATATTTCCCATTCCCCCCCGAGCATTACGGTTGGGTTGTAGAGATAGATCCATTTTCAGGAAAAAAAAGAAAATTAGTCTCCTTAGGAAGATGTGCTCATGAATGTGCAACAGTAAAAATTCTAGACGACAAACGTCTAGTAGTATATACTGGTGACGATATGGAAAATGGTTGTTTGTATAAGTTTATTTCTGACTCAAAAGAAGATTTGACAAATGGAAAGCTATATGTTGCATCTATGGAGAACAAAAAATGGATTGAAATTTCTTATCAAAAACATGAAGTATTAAGGAAAAAATTTAAAAATCAAATGGAGGTTCTCA
This region of Flavobacteriales bacterium TMED191 genomic DNA includes:
- a CDS encoding DUF839 domain-containing protein → MNRRDFLNFLGKSITVSAFAPLLSQQNVSEYLNYSNIKGIKPSNKDDVILADGLNYKILVSWKDKINKKDKFGFNNDYIAFLPGKTSDEGYLWVNHEYIHPLFFSAKPNEEKTIEDIKEEMRNVGGSFFKVYKDLKTWKIDINDKFNQRVDALDEINFDNNKIIEGSSIAIGTLANCSGGITPWRTILTCEENYDMFYGERNLIDRTISKTSYDVGWTKYFPFPPEHYGWVVEIDPFSGKKRKLVSLGRCAHECATVKILDDKRLVVYTGDDMENGCLYKFISDSKEDLTNGKLYVASMENKKWIEISYQKHEVLRKKFKNQMEVLTYLRESAKLVGGTELDRPEDIEIDPFNNNVIIALTNNYSKQDMHGSLLKIVEKNNKHDSLEFEFATLKSGGVSTGFSCPDNLLFDKAGNLWFTSDISGSKMNKSLEYLPFKNNGLFVLIRNGIQSGEIIQVASAPIDAEFTGPCFSPDGKTLFLSVQHPGERSLSINNLTSTWPNRKGSPKPSVITIEGELINDLANI